Proteins from a genomic interval of Treponema brennaborense DSM 12168:
- the hflK gene encoding FtsH protease activity modulator HflK, with amino-acid sequence MEENPNSGRRKVKLTPFMLMTAIVVVVVLAAGATSFFVVDATEQAVITRFGKYSKTVGPGLQFKLPFGIDRNYNVPVKVVQTEQFGFQTIKSGSVNQYKNGITKESTMLTGDLNIVDVEWIIQYRIVDPAAWLFNVKERNQTIRDISQSVVNMLVGDRAILDVMGSERSAIESQALELMNENFKQFGLGINVLTVRLQNIVPPAGVQDAFEDVNKAIQDMNRFINEGKEAYNSEIPKAKGEADRQVQVAQGYAAERVNRAKGDVARFNSVYDEYRKAPAITRERLYIETMEEVFKAKENASLIDGQLDNVLPVKTLTGGAQ; translated from the coding sequence ATGGAAGAAAATCCCAACTCGGGCAGAAGAAAAGTCAAACTCACGCCTTTTATGCTTATGACGGCAATCGTCGTCGTCGTCGTACTCGCTGCGGGAGCAACCAGTTTTTTCGTCGTCGACGCAACGGAACAGGCCGTTATCACGAGGTTCGGCAAATACTCGAAGACCGTAGGTCCGGGTCTGCAATTCAAGCTGCCGTTCGGGATCGACCGGAATTACAACGTGCCGGTTAAAGTCGTTCAGACCGAACAATTCGGTTTTCAAACGATCAAATCCGGTTCCGTCAATCAATATAAGAACGGAATTACCAAAGAATCCACCATGCTGACCGGCGACTTGAACATCGTCGACGTCGAATGGATCATTCAGTATCGCATCGTCGATCCGGCGGCGTGGCTGTTCAACGTAAAAGAACGGAATCAGACTATCCGCGACATTTCGCAGTCCGTCGTCAACATGCTCGTCGGCGACCGCGCCATTTTGGACGTCATGGGAAGCGAACGTTCCGCAATCGAAAGTCAGGCGCTCGAGCTGATGAACGAAAATTTCAAGCAATTCGGTTTGGGTATCAACGTGCTGACGGTACGGCTGCAGAACATCGTTCCGCCGGCGGGCGTGCAGGACGCGTTTGAAGACGTCAACAAAGCGATTCAGGATATGAACCGATTCATAAACGAAGGAAAAGAAGCGTACAACTCCGAAATCCCGAAAGCGAAGGGAGAAGCCGACCGCCAAGTACAAGTAGCACAAGGATACGCGGCCGAGCGCGTAAACCGCGCGAAAGGCGACGTCGCCCGTTTCAATTCCGTGTACGACGAATACCGCAAAGCACCGGCAATAACCCGTGAACGCTTGTATATCGAAACGATGGAAGAAGTTTTCAAAGCAAAAGAAAACGCAAGCCTTATCGACGGGCAGCTGGACAACGTACTTCCCGTAAAAACACTGACCGGAGGAGCCCAGTAA
- a CDS encoding MerR family transcriptional regulator has product MNEKELLTVAQVSEMTGISVRTLHYYDGIGLLAPSKVNESGCRFYDDKALETLQQILFFRELDFILKQYVQLDDASDYMRSFAAFSAADKTLDARYGAGFANI; this is encoded by the coding sequence ATGAATGAAAAAGAATTGCTGACGGTGGCGCAAGTATCAGAAATGACAGGGATCAGCGTGCGCACGCTTCATTACTATGACGGAATCGGGTTACTGGCTCCCTCAAAAGTGAACGAAAGCGGCTGCCGGTTTTATGACGATAAAGCTCTTGAGACATTGCAGCAGATTTTGTTTTTCCGCGAGCTTGACTTTATCTTAAAGCAGTATGTGCAGCTTGACGACGCGTCTGACTATATGCGCAGTTTCGCAGCGTTTTCTGCGGCTGACAAAACGCTGGACGCCCGATACGGTGCAGGTTTTGCGAATATCTGA
- a CDS encoding ABC transporter ATP-binding protein, which produces MIESLMKKFALSRQGALDLVKAVTATVICDLLMMMPVGLLYQLIMQMLPAAAGGTAGTDKVHGALFFAAAIVAVLVILYVMNHIKYNCQYLNTYKESGVRRITLAEKLRQLPLSFFGKKDVADLTTTIMADCTMLEQAFSHYISSYYGSLISTVVMALCLLAFNVKMSLLSLWPIVVALLIVNLTEKIQQKIGRKHIGAKLDFADGIQECLESLRDIKANNAEARCLSSLDEKIDRIEKIHIKDELTVASCVVTAQMILKFGIVSTALGGCVFLAKGEINLLMFVLYMIVVSRIYDPMSNSLQNLAAIISTKLNIARMSELENYPSQTGRIKGIENFKPANSDIVFSRVGFSYNSGETVLKDVSFTAKQGEVTALIGPSGGGKSTAARLASRFWDADTGSITLGGINVSDVDPETLLTKFSIVFQDVTLFNNTVMENIRIGRRGATDEEVRQAAREAQCDQFVLKLPHGYDTVIGENGSNLSGGERQRLSIARALLKDAPVILLDEATASLDTENETQIQKAISRLIKNKTVLIIAHRMRTVEKADKIVFLENGTVSEQGTPGELLAKNGRYATMVKLQSGK; this is translated from the coding sequence ATGATTGAATCTTTGATGAAAAAGTTCGCACTTTCGAGACAAGGTGCGTTGGATTTGGTGAAAGCCGTCACGGCAACCGTTATATGCGATCTGCTTATGATGATGCCGGTGGGCCTTCTGTATCAGCTGATTATGCAGATGCTGCCGGCCGCGGCCGGCGGAACTGCCGGAACGGATAAAGTGCACGGTGCCTTGTTCTTTGCAGCCGCGATTGTTGCAGTACTCGTAATCCTGTACGTCATGAATCATATAAAATACAACTGCCAGTACCTGAACACGTACAAGGAAAGCGGAGTGCGCCGCATAACGCTTGCGGAAAAGCTTCGGCAGCTGCCGCTTTCGTTTTTCGGCAAAAAAGATGTCGCTGATTTGACGACGACAATCATGGCGGACTGCACGATGCTCGAGCAGGCTTTTTCGCACTATATTTCGTCATATTACGGTTCGCTCATTTCAACCGTGGTGATGGCGCTGTGCCTTCTCGCTTTCAACGTGAAAATGTCTCTGCTGAGCTTGTGGCCGATCGTCGTGGCGCTGCTTATCGTGAATCTCACCGAAAAGATTCAGCAGAAAATCGGCAGAAAGCACATCGGTGCAAAGCTTGATTTTGCCGACGGCATTCAGGAGTGTCTTGAATCGCTCCGCGATATCAAGGCGAACAATGCGGAAGCCAGATGCCTTTCTTCCCTTGATGAGAAAATCGACAGGATAGAAAAAATCCACATAAAGGACGAACTGACCGTTGCGTCCTGCGTCGTTACGGCGCAGATGATCTTGAAATTCGGCATTGTCTCGACGGCACTCGGCGGCTGTGTTTTTCTTGCGAAGGGCGAGATAAACCTCCTGATGTTCGTTCTGTACATGATCGTCGTCTCCCGTATTTATGATCCGATGTCAAACTCTCTCCAGAATTTGGCCGCGATTATAAGCACCAAGCTCAATATTGCGCGTATGAGCGAACTGGAGAACTATCCTTCACAAACCGGCCGCATCAAGGGAATTGAAAACTTCAAGCCTGCAAACAGCGACATCGTGTTCAGCCGTGTCGGGTTTTCGTACAACTCCGGCGAGACCGTTTTGAAGGATGTGTCGTTCACGGCGAAACAGGGCGAGGTTACGGCGCTCATCGGACCTTCTGGCGGCGGAAAATCGACGGCAGCTCGGCTTGCTTCCCGGTTCTGGGATGCGGACACCGGTTCCATAACGCTCGGCGGAATTAACGTGAGTGATGTCGATCCGGAGACGCTCCTCACGAAGTTTTCCATTGTGTTTCAGGATGTAACGCTTTTCAACAATACCGTAATGGAAAACATCAGAATCGGGCGGCGCGGTGCAACGGACGAAGAAGTCCGTCAGGCTGCCCGCGAGGCGCAGTGCGACCAGTTCGTCCTGAAACTGCCGCACGGCTACGACACGGTGATAGGAGAGAACGGATCGAACCTTTCCGGCGGAGAGCGCCAGCGGCTTTCCATTGCGCGCGCCCTTTTAAAAGACGCGCCGGTCATTCTGCTTGACGAGGCGACGGCCTCACTCGACACGGAAAACGAGACGCAGATTCAAAAAGCGATTTCGCGCCTCATCAAAAATAAAACCGTGCTGATTATCGCACATCGTATGCGGACGGTGGAAAAAGCCGACAAAATCGTGTTCCTTGAAAACGGCACTGTCTCCGAACAGGGAACGCCCGGCGAACTGCTTGCAAAGAACGGCCGCTACGCAACGATGGTAAAACTGCAGAGCGGAAAATAA
- the hflC gene encoding protease modulator HflC — MKKVWITLGVVAALLIVFLMMGPFYIVNEGYQTVVTRFGEIVSTRTKAGLYMRVPVIDIVTTYPKLILSLDGDSQRIPTKENQFIIVDSTSRWRISDPGLFYQSFKTIDAAYNRLGDIIDSATRTVITQNRLAEVVRSSNIINERDAANPLIAMDEAETAQIDALVNVSTESEEVAKGRRQLSQEMANEARKMVAEYGIELIDIVPRQIKYSDELTESVYSRMIKERNQVAQAYRSLGEGKKAEWLGKLESEKRTIQSEAYRKAEEEKGRADAEASRIYAQAYAKDPEFYAFWKSMESYKSTLPNFDATYSTNMDYFKYMYASDGKY, encoded by the coding sequence ATGAAAAAAGTATGGATCACATTAGGCGTCGTAGCCGCACTGCTTATCGTATTTTTGATGATGGGGCCTTTTTATATCGTAAACGAAGGGTATCAGACGGTCGTCACCCGTTTCGGCGAAATCGTCAGCACCCGTACCAAAGCGGGGTTATACATGCGCGTGCCGGTGATCGACATCGTTACCACGTATCCCAAGCTGATTCTGTCGCTCGACGGTGATTCCCAGCGCATTCCGACTAAAGAAAACCAGTTTATCATCGTGGATTCCACGAGCCGCTGGCGGATTTCCGATCCCGGATTGTTCTATCAGTCGTTCAAGACGATAGACGCGGCGTACAACCGCCTCGGCGACATTATCGACTCGGCAACGCGTACCGTCATCACGCAGAACAGACTTGCCGAAGTAGTGCGCAGCTCCAACATCATAAACGAACGGGACGCGGCGAATCCGCTGATCGCGATGGATGAAGCGGAAACGGCGCAGATAGACGCGCTGGTCAACGTCAGTACCGAATCCGAAGAAGTCGCCAAAGGCCGCCGGCAGCTCAGTCAGGAAATGGCGAACGAAGCGCGCAAAATGGTGGCGGAATACGGCATCGAATTGATAGACATCGTGCCGCGCCAGATAAAATATTCGGACGAACTGACCGAAAGCGTCTATAGTCGCATGATAAAAGAACGCAATCAGGTCGCGCAGGCGTACCGGTCGTTGGGTGAAGGCAAAAAAGCCGAATGGCTCGGTAAACTCGAAAGCGAAAAACGGACGATACAGTCCGAAGCGTATCGGAAAGCGGAAGAAGAAAAAGGCCGGGCAGACGCGGAAGCGTCCCGCATTTACGCGCAGGCGTACGCCAAAGATCCCGAATTCTACGCGTTCTGGAAAAGCATGGAATCGTATAAATCGACGCTGCCGAACTTCGACGCAACGTACAGCACCAATATGGACTACTTCAAATACATGTACGCATCGGACGGTAAATACTGA
- the bilS gene encoding flavodoxin family protein BilS has translation MKYAVVYSSRTGNTALLAQALKKALPESDCLYFGSPASDTAAEAAERADLIFTGFWTDKGDCAGDISGFLEKLRNKNIFLFGTAGFGGEPAYFDRIVQRVRQHTDASDTVVGSYMCQGKMPLSVRQRYESQLAQNPERTQQLLDNFDAAQSHPDEQDAEKLVRLAAGYIRQLQ, from the coding sequence ATGAAATACGCCGTCGTGTACAGCAGCCGGACGGGCAACACTGCCCTTCTGGCGCAGGCGCTCAAAAAGGCATTGCCTGAAAGCGACTGTCTTTATTTCGGTTCACCGGCGTCGGATACGGCAGCAGAGGCAGCCGAACGGGCTGATCTGATTTTTACCGGATTCTGGACCGATAAGGGCGACTGCGCCGGGGACATATCCGGCTTTCTGGAAAAACTGCGGAATAAAAATATATTTCTGTTCGGAACGGCCGGATTCGGCGGAGAGCCGGCCTATTTTGACCGGATAGTGCAGCGGGTCCGGCAGCATACGGATGCTTCCGATACGGTCGTCGGCTCGTATATGTGTCAGGGAAAGATGCCGCTGTCCGTTCGGCAGCGGTATGAATCGCAGCTCGCGCAGAATCCCGAGCGAACGCAGCAGCTGCTCGATAATTTTGACGCGGCACAATCGCATCCCGACGAGCAGGATGCGGAAAAGCTGGTACGGCTCGCTGCCGGATATATCCGGCAGCTGCAGTAA
- a CDS encoding MATE family efflux transporter has product MNKSVDTRTMLLTENPWKLMVSLSLPSIVGMVVIGLYSFMDGVFVGQLIGSAAMGAVAVSYPFTLINSGISTLVGMGSASVLSRAIGRKDKETIDKIMGNLIVLVVLLSVIVTVFGMIFTKQLLILSGASGEVLSNAVRYLRIIFIGSLFVNFAQASNMIMRGEGLLKKAMIIMGGGALLNIILDPIFITALKSSGRGIEGAAIATVISQVCQAAAMLFYFVKQSKTVRIHALKFDGALTKEVAGVGVSAMLMQVMTLIQQTIIFKVTASTGGENWQILIGAALRIQAFAFIPLWGISQGFQPCAGTNYGAKDFGRVKKLMRIFIIGATVLAAVFYIPIELFPAKVLGMFITDSSIVSMGVSDFRIMFSSYILMGFMIISATLFQSLGKGGKAAFMFVGRIVLFFLPLILLLPRTPLGIHGVWIAIMTADTLVTVIGFVMALAELRKLK; this is encoded by the coding sequence ATGAATAAATCTGTTGATACTCGGACAATGCTTCTGACGGAAAATCCCTGGAAGCTCATGGTTTCGCTGAGCTTGCCGTCAATCGTCGGCATGGTCGTAATCGGGCTGTATTCGTTTATGGACGGCGTGTTTGTCGGCCAGCTTATCGGCAGCGCGGCGATGGGCGCAGTTGCCGTTTCGTATCCGTTCACGCTTATAAACAGCGGAATCTCAACGCTCGTCGGAATGGGTTCTGCGTCTGTCCTGTCGCGGGCAATCGGCAGAAAAGACAAAGAAACGATTGACAAAATAATGGGCAACTTGATTGTGCTTGTTGTGCTTCTTTCGGTAATCGTTACCGTATTCGGTATGATTTTTACAAAACAGCTGCTTATTTTGAGCGGCGCGTCCGGCGAGGTCCTTTCTAACGCGGTGCGCTACCTGCGGATAATTTTTATCGGCTCGCTTTTTGTAAACTTTGCACAGGCGTCCAACATGATTATGAGGGGCGAAGGGCTTTTGAAGAAAGCGATGATTATCATGGGCGGCGGCGCGCTTTTGAACATCATCCTCGATCCGATTTTCATTACCGCGCTCAAAAGTTCCGGCAGGGGAATTGAAGGCGCCGCAATCGCGACCGTCATAAGTCAAGTATGCCAAGCGGCCGCAATGCTGTTTTATTTTGTAAAGCAAAGCAAGACGGTACGTATCCATGCGCTGAAATTCGACGGCGCGCTTACAAAAGAAGTAGCCGGAGTGGGCGTTTCCGCAATGCTCATGCAGGTGATGACGCTTATCCAGCAGACAATCATCTTTAAAGTAACGGCGAGCACCGGCGGTGAAAACTGGCAGATTCTCATCGGCGCGGCGCTTAGAATTCAGGCGTTCGCGTTCATTCCGCTGTGGGGAATCAGTCAGGGATTCCAGCCGTGTGCCGGAACAAACTATGGCGCAAAGGACTTTGGCCGCGTCAAAAAACTGATGCGCATTTTCATAATCGGCGCTACGGTACTCGCGGCGGTTTTCTATATTCCGATTGAGCTGTTTCCGGCAAAAGTTCTCGGAATGTTCATCACCGATTCGTCGATCGTTTCGATGGGCGTTTCCGATTTCAGAATTATGTTCAGTTCCTATATTCTGATGGGCTTTATGATAATAAGCGCGACGCTCTTCCAGTCGCTCGGCAAGGGCGGCAAGGCGGCGTTTATGTTCGTGGGAAGAATCGTGTTGTTCTTTCTGCCGCTCATTCTGCTTTTGCCGCGCACGCCGCTCGGCATTCACGGAGTATGGATTGCAATCATGACAGCCGACACGCTCGTAACGGTCATCGGTTTTGTGATGGCACTTGCGGAGCTGAGAAAACTGAAGTAA
- a CDS encoding helix-turn-helix domain-containing protein — protein MNFWERVDELLEEQDINKKTLAMEAGFNPSNITKGIKNNNAPSAETAVKIAQKLGVSVEYLVTGKNLQEEGEVLSAQTKELVRIYSKLSAHDKIILLALAKSMNGIKTDF, from the coding sequence ATGAATTTTTGGGAACGTGTTGACGAACTGCTGGAAGAACAGGATATAAATAAAAAAACGCTGGCGATGGAAGCCGGTTTTAATCCGTCAAATATTACAAAAGGTATAAAAAACAACAATGCTCCGTCTGCAGAAACAGCGGTAAAAATCGCTCAAAAGCTGGGCGTTTCCGTGGAATATCTTGTTACCGGTAAGAATCTGCAGGAGGAAGGCGAGGTGCTTTCTGCTCAAACAAAAGAACTTGTCCGTATTTATTCCAAGCTTTCCGCTCATGACAAAATAATCCTTTTAGCGCTTGCAAAAAGCATGAATGGAATAAAAACGGACTTTTAA
- a CDS encoding ABC transporter ATP-binding protein — protein MQHNENEKPGWLGQLKRLLPYAGKFKYLTYAALILSGISAVVTVVPYVYIWKILREVITVMPDFSMITEAPHNGWMALLFSLVAIVVYVGALMCSHIAAFRIASNIRKTALRHAVALPSGVFDTEGSGRIRNIIDQSSAATETFLAHQTPDMIGGMVTPAAILVLLFVFNWKLGVASLIPVVAAFSIMACMTGKRMVEKMRQYNNALEDMNNEAVEYVRGVAVVKTFNQTAFSFNKLKKSIDNYSAWVIEYTNALRRPMCWFTIFVNAAFAFLIAFAFLFENGLASGAAAADIVMKAAQDGFLSDFLFYVVFTPIIPVTLLKIMYSSENNMVVNDAMNRIESVLSLKPLKDASTPKTMEGNSIGFSQVSFKYDGGADYALKNVSFTVPDGKTVALVGPSGGGKTTLASLVSRFWDVNSGSIKIGGTDVRDIPKETLMETVSYVFQNSRILKMSILDNVRLGKPAATREQVLDALKKAQCDDIIEKLPAGIDTVYGSKGTYFSGGECQRLALARTILNDTPIVVLDEATAFADPENEHLMQKAFKELSRNKTVIMIAHRLPAVKDVSCIYVLADGELKESGTHQELLAKEGLYRSMWDEYQKSVAWTVGGGR, from the coding sequence ATGCAGCATAATGAAAACGAAAAGCCCGGCTGGCTTGGCCAGCTGAAAAGGCTTCTGCCGTATGCGGGGAAATTCAAGTATTTGACATATGCCGCTTTGATTCTTTCAGGAATCAGCGCGGTAGTTACCGTCGTTCCGTATGTTTATATCTGGAAAATACTTAGGGAAGTCATCACCGTCATGCCCGATTTTTCGATGATAACGGAAGCGCCGCATAACGGATGGATGGCGCTGCTTTTTTCGCTTGTCGCGATCGTTGTGTATGTGGGAGCGCTGATGTGTTCGCATATTGCGGCTTTCCGAATTGCGTCCAACATCAGAAAAACCGCTTTGCGCCATGCCGTCGCTTTGCCGTCGGGGGTGTTCGATACGGAAGGCAGCGGCAGAATTCGCAATATCATCGACCAGTCCAGCGCTGCGACGGAAACGTTCCTTGCGCATCAGACGCCGGATATGATCGGCGGGATGGTAACGCCGGCTGCGATTCTTGTGCTCCTGTTCGTGTTTAATTGGAAGCTCGGCGTTGCGAGCCTCATTCCGGTTGTCGCTGCTTTTTCAATTATGGCTTGCATGACGGGAAAGCGCATGGTCGAAAAAATGAGGCAGTATAACAACGCGCTTGAAGACATGAACAACGAAGCCGTGGAGTACGTGCGCGGTGTCGCCGTCGTAAAAACTTTTAATCAGACGGCATTTTCCTTCAACAAGCTGAAAAAATCAATTGACAATTATTCTGCATGGGTAATTGAATACACAAATGCCCTGCGGAGACCCATGTGCTGGTTTACGATTTTCGTGAATGCGGCTTTTGCGTTCTTGATAGCGTTTGCGTTTCTGTTTGAAAACGGTCTTGCGTCAGGCGCGGCGGCAGCGGACATCGTTATGAAGGCTGCGCAGGACGGCTTTTTGTCGGATTTTCTCTTTTATGTCGTTTTCACGCCGATCATTCCGGTAACGTTGCTCAAAATCATGTACTCAAGCGAAAACAACATGGTCGTAAACGATGCGATGAACCGGATAGAGTCCGTTTTGAGCTTAAAGCCGTTGAAAGATGCCTCGACGCCGAAAACTATGGAAGGAAACTCAATCGGGTTTTCACAGGTGAGCTTTAAGTACGACGGCGGCGCAGACTACGCGCTGAAAAATGTCAGTTTCACGGTTCCGGACGGCAAGACCGTAGCGCTTGTCGGGCCATCCGGCGGCGGCAAAACGACGCTCGCATCCTTGGTTTCACGCTTCTGGGACGTGAATTCCGGTTCGATTAAAATCGGCGGAACCGATGTGCGCGACATTCCGAAGGAAACGCTGATGGAAACAGTCTCATATGTTTTTCAGAATTCCCGCATTCTGAAGATGAGCATTCTTGACAACGTGCGGCTCGGAAAACCCGCTGCAACCCGCGAGCAAGTGCTGGACGCCCTTAAAAAAGCCCAGTGCGACGATATCATAGAAAAACTTCCTGCCGGAATCGACACGGTGTACGGCTCGAAGGGAACGTATTTTTCCGGCGGTGAGTGCCAGCGGCTCGCATTGGCGCGAACGATTCTGAACGATACGCCGATTGTCGTTCTTGACGAAGCGACCGCCTTTGCGGATCCCGAGAACGAACATCTCATGCAGAAGGCGTTTAAGGAACTTTCCAGAAATAAAACCGTAATCATGATAGCGCACAGACTTCCTGCCGTTAAAGACGTTTCGTGCATTTATGTGCTTGCTGACGGAGAGTTGAAGGAATCGGGCACGCATCAGGAGCTTCTTGCAAAAGAGGGATTGTACAGATCCATGTGGGATGAATATCAGAAGTCGGTTGCCTGGACAGTGGGCGGAGGTAGATAA
- a CDS encoding CotH kinase family protein has translation MRINTKLTVSLAAALLIAVVFCGCRTDTETEYVAVTDKIAPENASDFAATEQGNGILLSWQDSVSEDVNFYKITWNQPLPISAARTAESQAEQALYVPAGEQYFFVYNLTEGIEYEFELKAVDFAGNASSGIKTALVMGNSNKNPVTHFSASYENGEMNLFWENPDDELFSGSILKITYINSGVTETLSFDSFVHSFAWKNGENGKGYNFGICTVNSLNQKSRTENLAINYFPYNLTNPVVEITTPENQEITSKEVWIENASFSVKGTENSAWNSEDISTSIRGRGNSTWAQPKKPYALKLDKKQELMGFPKHKRWVLIANYLDNSFMRNCMAFYLSSCLEMDYTLRGDFVNLVLNGQYKGLYWLGEAIKVDKKRVNIDEDDDYLIELDVYYDETWKFKSAIRAMPYMISNDDSMSDERLSNLSGKIEQLEKLLYPDFTEGMNTNDCSAPDESYTEKLDITSWAKFWIINELMSNNELKHPKSCYFTFENSTGILKAGPVWDFDWASLSQSSSCTLKDTIYYNALFKSPAFREKLKELWAAYYNLIDIDSQIEKLRAQIYSDQQNDALVWEAHTDPSTIVREDFDAYADFLKETLNKKFQVVNTEIDGL, from the coding sequence ATGCGAATAAACACAAAGCTGACGGTTTCTTTGGCTGCAGCACTGTTGATTGCGGTCGTTTTTTGCGGTTGCAGGACTGACACTGAAACGGAATATGTTGCGGTAACGGATAAAATCGCACCGGAAAACGCGTCCGATTTTGCTGCCACAGAACAAGGGAACGGTATTCTGCTGTCCTGGCAGGATTCCGTTTCCGAGGACGTGAATTTCTACAAGATTACCTGGAATCAGCCTCTGCCGATTTCTGCCGCACGAACTGCGGAATCGCAGGCGGAACAAGCGCTGTATGTACCCGCCGGAGAACAGTATTTTTTTGTCTATAATTTGACCGAAGGAATTGAATATGAGTTTGAACTGAAGGCAGTTGATTTTGCAGGAAACGCAAGCTCAGGCATAAAGACAGCTCTTGTTATGGGGAACAGCAATAAAAATCCTGTTACCCATTTTTCTGCCAGCTATGAAAACGGCGAAATGAATCTTTTCTGGGAAAATCCTGACGATGAGCTGTTTTCAGGTTCCATTTTGAAGATTACGTACATAAATTCAGGTGTGACAGAGACGCTGTCTTTTGATTCTTTCGTACATTCTTTTGCCTGGAAGAACGGAGAAAACGGAAAGGGTTACAACTTTGGAATCTGCACGGTGAACAGTCTGAATCAGAAAAGCCGTACGGAAAACTTGGCGATAAATTATTTTCCGTACAATTTGACGAATCCCGTCGTAGAAATAACTACTCCGGAAAATCAGGAGATTACTTCAAAAGAGGTCTGGATTGAAAACGCTTCATTTTCAGTAAAGGGAACGGAAAATTCGGCATGGAATTCCGAGGACATCAGCACGAGTATCCGCGGACGGGGAAATTCCACGTGGGCGCAGCCTAAAAAACCCTATGCTTTGAAACTTGATAAAAAACAGGAGCTTATGGGCTTTCCCAAGCACAAGCGGTGGGTTTTGATTGCAAATTATCTTGACAATTCGTTTATGAGGAATTGCATGGCATTTTACCTGAGCAGCTGTCTTGAAATGGACTACACACTGCGCGGCGATTTTGTCAATCTCGTACTGAACGGTCAGTACAAAGGGCTATATTGGCTCGGTGAAGCAATTAAGGTCGATAAAAAACGTGTAAACATAGATGAAGACGACGATTACCTGATTGAGCTTGACGTTTACTACGACGAAACGTGGAAATTCAAATCTGCAATCAGAGCTATGCCGTATATGATTTCAAATGATGATTCAATGTCAGACGAGCGGCTTTCGAATTTAAGCGGAAAAATCGAGCAGCTTGAAAAATTGCTGTACCCGGATTTTACGGAGGGAATGAATACGAACGACTGCAGTGCCCCCGATGAGTCGTATACGGAAAAGCTCGACATCACTTCTTGGGCAAAATTCTGGATTATAAATGAGCTTATGAGCAACAACGAACTGAAACATCCGAAAAGCTGCTATTTTACTTTTGAGAATTCAACGGGAATTTTAAAAGCCGGACCCGTCTGGGATTTTGACTGGGCTTCGCTTAGTCAAAGTTCATCGTGCACTTTGAAAGACACCATCTATTACAACGCTTTGTTCAAGTCGCCGGCGTTCAGGGAAAAGCTCAAGGAACTGTGGGCAGCGTATTATAATTTGATTGATATCGATTCCCAGATAGAAAAACTGCGCGCTCAGATTTACAGCGATCAGCAGAACGACGCACTGGTTTGGGAAGCGCATACGGACCCGTCCACGATTGTCAGGGAAGATTTTGACGCATATGCCGATTTCCTTAAAGAAACGCTGAACAAAAAATTCCAAGTCGTAAATACGGAGATTGACGGACTGTAG
- a CDS encoding TetR/AcrR family transcriptional regulator, translated as MTDKADKTRQRILENAKTEFLGKGFSGASLRTIAKNAGVTTGALYGLFSSKDDLFEALVGEHASFFLKEFSEAQDTFASLAPGVQVDTMHANSNSVLEKLLDYMFDHITAFRLLLSCSAGSRYELWLERLITIEEESAKNFMAVLKSQGRQTENLSDEIIHMLSGSFLHGVMENVVHEMPRTRAVENIRMLQKYATAGWNALLGLD; from the coding sequence ATGACAGACAAAGCAGATAAAACGCGGCAGCGTATACTTGAGAACGCAAAAACGGAATTCCTCGGCAAGGGTTTTTCCGGTGCGTCGCTGCGTACGATTGCAAAGAACGCCGGAGTTACGACGGGTGCACTGTACGGCCTTTTTTCATCAAAAGACGACTTGTTCGAGGCGCTCGTCGGCGAACACGCTTCATTTTTTCTCAAGGAGTTTTCGGAAGCGCAGGATACATTCGCTTCTCTTGCGCCGGGGGTTCAGGTTGACACGATGCACGCCAACTCAAACAGCGTTCTGGAAAAACTCCTCGACTACATGTTCGATCATATTACGGCGTTTCGGCTCCTGCTTTCATGCTCGGCAGGTTCGCGGTACGAGCTTTGGCTTGAGCGGCTCATAACGATTGAGGAAGAGTCGGCAAAAAATTTTATGGCGGTGCTGAAATCACAAGGCCGGCAGACAGAAAATTTGAGCGACGAAATAATTCATATGCTTTCGGGGAGCTTCCTCCACGGTGTTATGGAAAACGTTGTTCATGAAATGCCCAGAACCCGCGCGGTTGAAAATATCCGTATGCTCCAAAAATACGCCACCGCGGGCTGGAATGCGCTGCTCGGATTGGATTAG